The genomic stretch GGTTACTCCATATTTTTGTAATAACTGTTCAAAAACACTATACATAATGTACACCTTTCACAAAAAATAGAATACTCAAATAAAATGTAGTATTTTTTATTGACTAATGAAAAGAACTGTAGTATAGTAGTGATATACTCAATAAAACAGCAGTAAATAAAAATAATACTTCATAAATTTGGATGCTATATTTATTTTGATTACTTCAAACGACAATGAAAGTATATCAGAAAACCGAAGTATATGCAAGTAATTTATGTAAAATTTTATGAAAGGAGAGCGTCTATGTATAGCAGATTTAAGACACTATTAAAAGAAAAAGGCATTACACCTTACAAAGTAGCAAAAGATACTGGAATTTCACAAGGAACATTAAGTGATTGGAAATTGGGCAAATGTAAGCCCAAACTTGATAAACTCATGAAAATAGCTAATTACCTAGGAGTACCCCTAGAGGAACTTATAAAAGAAGAAGTAGAGATAGGATAGAAAAAAAGAGTTCATTAAAGTAAACAGATATAACCGTCCGCGAACGAATGTTTATACATGAAGAGACAATAGATATCAAAAAATGGCATCTAAAGCTTGTAAAGGAAAAACAAAGAAAATGACTACGCTTACCATTATAAGCATAGCCATCTCTGAACTAATTTTTACGTTTTAACTTTTTTCAGCTTTGTAGGTACTCATAACAGTGGCAGCAACCTCTTTAACTGCTTCTACAAGGGAATCCTTTGACAAATCATCAGCTGATGAATTGTAAATCTCGTTTATCATTTCATGCTGAAAAAGTTCTATAGCTTCAGTAACTGTCATATATATTTTTTCCTTTCCTATACATTCCGGTGTCAGCCAGTAACTTAAGTATAGGGAAAGAGGGGAAAAATAGCAATATTTTAACCAGTATTTACCTTGTTAACTAATAATATTTAAAATACAAAATATCATAAAGGCAGGAAAAAAATGAAAGAAAAAGCAATACGGACAGTGTGTAGAGAAGTGTTTATAGAAGGATCTGGAGAGACCTTATCAGTAACTATAAAGCTTGAAAATGTTTCTCCGACTACAACTAAAAAGACTATAACAGGACTTACAGATCTACTATATCAAGATGCCAAAAGGGAATTATAAGCCCAGGATTGCTTGATGCCTTCTTAGAAAAGATCTGATCGACATGTAAGAGCATCTAACTAGACAATTCAAAAGAAAGAAGGGGAAATATGGGATATGGAAAATTCATGACAGTTTTAGAATATTGCTCCATTACAGGACTTAGCCGTTCAGGGACTTATAACCGTATCCGACAAGGCAAAATACCAGTATTTATCTATTCGGATAAGAAACTTATCCCAAGAAGCATCTTAGAAGAAACAACGCTATCAAAGTTTAATAATTCAATCGCAATTGAGTAAATAACATGGCAGCAGGAGAAAGCAGAAGAAGAAACTAGTTATTTAAAGAAGAAACCTTAGTTATGGAACGGAACTAGAGATCCTTATGAGCTATAAGAACTATAATGCAGCAGATGAAGAAGAATTATGTAAAATTCTTTTAAAAAAGGCAGTATCAATAGGAAATAAAATATAAACACATTTTAAAAGAACAAGGGGAAATAAGCAACCTTAAAAGAAAGAGCATAGAAAAAATGAAAGAAAAAATTAAATTTGTCCTTGGGTTATCCATTTGCTTTGGAATATTTTATATCTGGGGGATTGTAGGGTCATTACAGTGGGACAAGTTAACAGTGGGACAAACGTTATTCAGGGGAATCATAGCATGTACTTATATGACAGGGGCACTTTTTACATATAAAAAAATTGACGAAGAATAACCTTGTTAACATCCAGGAAGGGGCAAGAAATGAAATCTAGGTGCAAATACTGCGGACAGTATTGGAATATAAGCATTAAGCAGCAGGTACCAAAAAAAGGCTATGAATGCCCTAAGTGCGCTACGCTTATAAGAAACAATACGAATGATGTAAAAATAAGTAAAAGAACCAAGAGAGGAGGAAAAAACAATGTATAGAAATCCTTGTAAAAAATGTGGCGCTAATTTAGATCCTGGGGAAACATGCGATTGCATGAAAGAAGAAAGCTTTAGTTCTTCAGAAAAGAAAGCTTTTGATTACATAACAGAAACAGAGTACTTACATGCAGACAATAAAAAAATACCGGTTTAGCTGAGAACTAAGCCGGTATTCTGTAAATAAACTATAACTAACACGTACAAGTAGTATAGCATATTTACAGAATTTTGTCAAAGAAATTAAAAGGGGCAATCCCCTTAATCTACCTTGTAATGGGTATTATCTTTATGACAGGAGGAGTAGTTTCATTGAGTAAATATGCAGATTACAGCTATTTAGATATATATAATGAATCAGTACTAGGGGCAAGGACAGTAGAAGAAAGAATAGAAGAGCTTAGAGTATCAGGAAAGAACTATAGATACATGGTAAAAACTATTGTATCTGGTTCCATGATAGAAAGTAACATCTATCCTGTTTATGA from Anaerocolumna sp. AGMB13020 encodes the following:
- a CDS encoding helix-turn-helix domain-containing protein, which translates into the protein MYSRFKTLLKEKGITPYKVAKDTGISQGTLSDWKLGKCKPKLDKLMKIANYLGVPLEELIKEEVEIG